In Pseudobacter ginsenosidimutans, the following are encoded in one genomic region:
- a CDS encoding RNA polymerase sigma factor has protein sequence MQDRSLQKHWFKQIAEGDETAFRSLFETYWDHLYTVAMLLTKSETLSEDIVQETFLKVWNKRRELPEVDKPEGYLFIIARNQIYNLMKQQQREIKYRKYVLDWFEAANETPENDLLFKESSQLLHRAIGQLSSHQQTVYKLTREQGLSYEETARTLNISTSTVRNHMVNSLKIIREYLKTHTSPLVFTIAMLETLK, from the coding sequence ATGCAGGACAGATCCCTTCAAAAACATTGGTTCAAACAAATAGCCGAAGGCGATGAAACTGCTTTCAGGAGCCTGTTTGAAACCTACTGGGACCACCTGTATACTGTTGCCATGCTGCTTACAAAATCTGAAACGCTCTCGGAAGATATCGTACAGGAAACCTTTCTTAAAGTTTGGAATAAACGAAGGGAATTGCCTGAGGTAGATAAGCCGGAAGGATATTTGTTTATCATTGCACGTAATCAGATATATAATTTGATGAAGCAGCAGCAGCGTGAGATCAAATATCGCAAATATGTGCTCGATTGGTTCGAAGCTGCCAATGAAACTCCCGAGAATGACCTCCTGTTCAAAGAATCCTCACAATTGCTTCACCGGGCTATAGGACAATTAAGCAGCCACCAGCAAACGGTTTACAAGCTCACACGCGAACAGGGACTGAGCTATGAAGAAACTGCCAGAACCCTGAACATTTCTACGAGCACTGTTCGTAATCATATGGTGAATTCCCTCAAAATTATCCGGGAGTACCTTAAAACCCACACATCTCCGCTGGTATTCACTATTGCCATGCTGGAAACATTGAAATAA